The Anoplolepis gracilipes chromosome 5, ASM4749672v1, whole genome shotgun sequence region TAAATCAAAAGGTAcaccgaaatattttttagcattttataaaaaaaactgaatgaTGATGTTCTTAGTCAACTTGcgaatattatgatatatacaaatttaccTGCAATCAAACGCgggtattattaataagatatctaTAAAGTTACAGTCTCAAAAATTTGccgattatataatagattaaaactTAATGAAATGAGAACATGCttacatcaaattatattatcaggCGTGTATCACGTGTAAGGTCAAGAAATTATATcgtattatttaagaaaatgaacattcataatgcattataatataatctttcaacgcccaaaataatatattcttctacagaatttctttaaaagattGGTTATTTAAGAGAAGTTTGTTATTTACATTTCTCACTGAATATTATCAACAAcaagtataaaatagtattttttcatCGGTGAGAATAGTGAATCTAACAACATATATCTGGTAGCAGCAGTTACatctcttataaaaaataacgtagattgaaaaatacaaaaggtCAAGGAGAAATTACCTTCTGGCTACCTTatcacagtttttttttatatgaaaattattgttcGATGAGATTACGGAGAAGGCAATAGTAAACATTTAGTATCaaccaaaataaaaaatttgttatattacaaTGAAACGAACTCCCCGTTATAATgcaaatctattaaaaaattatatcaaccTGTAGCAATGCATTGATCAAATTTGctgtcaaattattataaatgcttcatttttctgtaatagttatcatttattagtgtaagaaagagagagagaaagagagagagagagagagagagaggaagagagtatatgtgtattattattattcaagtcTTAATCGATTATgattaattgaaggaaatttatatttagtatttgaatttattatttaaaattatttaattattaatttaattatttacaattaattttgtaatttataacttataattataattataattatttataattaaattcagtaatttagttattaattaatgtgtgaataaaatctcgaaatattttctgataattcttgcaaataatatttgatttatgtgTCAAgccataaataattaaactagaAGGggaatatttagaatatttcttctaattatttaatacaaagatATGAGTTTGATAgccttattaatttatttatttctattatagtttctgaaaaagaatttatgtaATCACAAATGtggtaaaataatttcatattatattaatgagaaCCTATTCGCAACCATGTCGAGTGACAGTTCGATATAGTTCTTGGAATCTCATAATACGCCTTATAAAgaacgttatttttttattctttacatatttatatgcataattgCATACATAAATAGATGCGTAGCATATCTCTTGTGATACATTTACTATggtattaagtaaaaaaaaaaaaacaaacgatTATGTTTATGATGATAACGACTATAATTAACTAGCTCTCTTTTCTGATTGATAGTCGCCGACTAGCCATATATTCGTTGTTATAACTCTTGGAACGtagaatagtaattttttccaTCAAGATAACCCGCCTGGCTTGTTTACTCTTTGAACctacaaatacaatacaaatctacgaatataataatcgaGATTATGAATTCtcaattctttttgttttatatttatgttctaaATATGATGCAGTGAACATATTTAGAATTGCAGTCTTGTCTTGACGTTCGTTAACAACTGTGTTATCAGTCTCTTTcgtctctttctttatattattgtttgctGTAGTGTAACTCTTCTCGCTGTTGCCGTTTTATTTCCCTCTAGAATAgccttctctctttattttgtaGCTCCTTCATTATCATTTGCTTGTGGAACGCGATCGCATATTTCTCTGCAATGTATAAAGCGTGATTATTTgtatgtttgtaaaaaaaaaaaaaaaaaaaaaaaaaaaaaaagaacaatgtTTCACGCAAGAATACTCGGATACAATACGTTTGCTcagaaatatcttttcaaGCTCGTATTCTAATTGGACTTCaagcttttctttttccatcaTCAATTCTCGCTCGagttcttctctctttctttcatattcCTCGTATAACATTTTccattgtttattatatttacacttGATATGCAATCGTACGCAGGAGTACGACCTGATCTTTCTGACTGTACAGAATTTCGGAGCATTGCGTGGTAGGTTCttatttctaattgtaagcaggtcgtttacattattttgttcAACCGACTCCACGTTTACTGGTTGAAGATCGCTGAAACGATATATGGAaacttatacatttttaatcatataatttttttaattaaaatttctctctctctgtttctttcttttattacttaattataataatgctaCGTGTTCTCTAATAATTCACaacgaaattatttaattataaaattataattttccattttctttCAGTTTTCTAATTTGGCACTTATGGATTAATATCCATTAAAAGTCAATTTTCGTCAAGAATTAGAAAATGTTGGCAACTCACTTCATAAGTATGTGGCATTTTCGCGAACATTTCAGGACCAACTGAGCGTTCTTCTCTGTCTGGAAATTGATGATTCCTTCGCCGATACTTGAGTTTTTAGCATCAAGAAAAACTATCGTACGCTCGATTTTGCCGGTTGATATACCAAACGCTTTTTCGAGCGGTTCATTAGGTATCCAGGAGCTAAGTTTTTCAAATCTAATCGCCTGAACATCGAGATGTATCTCGAGTTGTCGATCTTTGTACCATCTACCATGCAGCTCGCGTTTTGCCTTCTTTGCATTTGCTGTACAATCCTAGAgtgcagaaaaaaatcattagtaataataaataatttatatcatgaatttttctataatcaaTTAATCTTCTGTTTCAaacggaataattattataatcatctTGTATAAAgcatatgtaataattgtttaatcattaattattgtatatacagaACTTTTCTCCGATTACCATTTCAACAATAGCGCAAGCTTTCTCTAAGTGCAACTCGCATTTCATTACTTCTCCGTATTTTCTTAACAGTATCCGTATTTCTTCTTCTGTCATATCCTGTCTCAAGTTTCCAATATAAACTTTGCTGAgggaatttttcttattctttacCTGTGGTTCCGGTTGAAACGTGCTCGTTGGTCTATCGGCGGTAATGTGTATCATTATGTCCTAAAAACgatgtattttaattgtgactgcattttgaagaaaaataagaatcgttcaaagaaatatagttgtgtgtattttattgCTCATGTTTTTCcgtctgtttatttatttgttttactgTGTTTTTTTTCGTTGACGCCGACCTTCGTTTATATCGAcactcaaaattatatatttgtttcgacatattcttttaatttacatattttcaattataatctaaataaatgtcataattaaattgctttaatatacgaattttatataaagcaattcattaaatatataattttatttcactagttatatatatataaaatttgctcATCacgttttatataacaaatctaAATCTGTACtttgttttgtttatatatattgaattcattatgcattaaaagaaatattcttaccataaatataaatcaaattaaaaagtgtaATTGTTTTCAGTAGAACACACTGCTATTAACGAAGAAGTCGACAACTGTAACAGACAACTGTAGGTCGAAAATAGATAGATGGTTGTGACAGAGTACGTTACAATATCCGtgtaaataaacaaaactaAAAAATCTATCTAACTAAGAAAAGAGAtgttaagtaaatttaaacacGTATTTGTGGCAAATAAGaagaaatatgtacattatatatatatatatatatataaagtaaatataatctaatacaacagtattaaacatttaaaatgaagaaaatcttttattattttgtatacagCTTCTTTTTAGACAGACCGTACTATTTACATCAATAAATTAcatggtaaataaaaaaaaatatttttgaacgtaaaaaagaaaataatttattcttataggGGTTTTTAACGACGGTGTATATTATTCTAGCttctaaattactttattatgtatgacacaaaagaaaaaactattttaatatattttatgttatagctacaatatataatgtattacagAAATTGTATTACAGCCCCccccccacacacacacacacacacacacacacacaaaatacattattaagacgtttaaattttaaaagaaatttgttgTGTCGACTATAATTAATGAGAGATATCCatgattaaatatacacattaaatATAGGAAATATCTATTGGGAAAAAGTtgcgaattattatttattgaacatCTATCAAGAAATTTTCACTTATgtttaatcaaaattgaagTCATTAAAAACATATCTGAAATgtcattgaaaattatttggtaGACTTTCAaagatctaaaaaaaaattcacaattttCCTGCATTTTGCTCAAACTCTATCTTTATccatgaataattattaataatgtacttaataaattctttttgagAACTGAAAGTTCTAacaacatattttactttgattgcgaaaaaattcttttaacgCATCACATAATATCGTAgttgcaatataataattaaaatagttcttatttgcaattttaattacaaatttattaaaattataacgtgATAAAACAATTTGGAAAATCGAAATCATtcatagtataaaaaaagcgTGTAATggtggaaaataattattctcttttttgtgttattttttaattgtgttattgaagcaagaattaatataatttgattcatGATAATATAGGTATCATTTCTAATAatagttttcatttaaaaaaatattccgaaGATGAGATCCTTATTGAAGTAACAAGAATGCAGGTTGTAAAGATTATATGATACATACATTCCcgtgattattaataattatcaatattacgCAGTAGAACAATGCAACGTTGTAAAGACATGAAGCAACAGACGCAAGGAAAGGAGGATAATACAATGATTAGTATTTATCGACATTGTCGATAGCATTACGTATTCATAGAGTTACGAAATTTGGCCTATATATAGTAGTTATACGATTAGCATAATGATTAAAACACGAAGCGATTAACAGCTGAGAGGCAGGTCGCATTTTGTGAAACTAAACGCAAATTCAAGTGGGTTAACGCAAATAACAGACATTCTAGAGACGCAAATGATTGAATGAGAGTGCGTGCGGCAGCGAATTGGATGCTTTGAATTCAGATGCTAagtgcaaaattaaatattaaaattaagtcaCTTATCGGATCGtaatttacgataaataatgaatatcgatTAAACGCAATTAACGTAATTACGTGAACAGAACTATGCTATTCTTGAGATTTTTGttcttcattttaataatcgaGATAAATTGTTTAGCAGTTTGTCTAATTTTATCGCTTCTGACATACCgctaaagttttattttcaatgacttaaactttatattaaaattatagaataaaatgtataaaaatattttgaataaaaaatattcattttcctACCAAAAAgctaatttcatataaaagtatgtcctttttcagattttgattctttatttgaataatcgattatattgtaatttaacagTGTGCCTAATTTTATCGCTTCTGATGCAcctctaaaaattttttcaatgatttaagctttatattaaaaatgtacaatagaataaaaagaatattctgaataaaaaatattttttttaccaatgTACCAATTTTCTACaagaatattaatcaattcatGCCACGCGTGAAGCTGATCGATACGCACTCGCTTCCTCATCACGTTAAGTCGCGCGATGTGAATGACTTTCCGTCGCGAGAAATTACGAAACGCGCGTTTTCAAGAGATCGACTCGGGCGGCGCATTTCTAGTTCCTAATAGAATATAGCAGTTGGCAACTAGGACTTCCGCCTGAGCGAAAACGCACATACTCCATACTAACGCGCTTGCTAATTCAACATCGTCTATCTCGAGTCGGAGTGTTTCTCACATAAGTGTTCCGACCTCAACTGTTTGAATTTGCTGTTTGCATTGACTGTAGCGTGGTAAACAAAAAGTTTCACAGACAGATACACAATAGCAATGATAGGACAGATGCAGCGAGCGAATATAACAGCGGTTTGGAAAGGAGCTCTCTCAAGACTggttaaatttctttaattttttaattttattaccagCGCAACATACCcgatatcatattattttattttcgtaatttGCTCACTTATAAAATCGATTTACAGCAAATTGCACGTTGTAAAGTGTCATCATTGTATCCGCACGATTTATGGAAGGAATAAATCGGCGTAATAGATAAGAAAGATAATTTCACGATTTCACCTGGTATGGTCCGCAGGAGGAAAGATCGGAGAATCGAACCGTCAGCACGGTGGAGTTCGAGCCGGGTGTGGAGGATCATGGGAAATCTATCACCTGCCGGGCGGAGAATCCAAACGTGACCGGACTCTACGTCGAGAAGTCCTGGAAGATCGACGTCGTGTGTGAGTACACGTTACATTTTTCCTTAACGTTCCAATTTCTCGCGGACCGTAAACTCGCTCACGACCGACAGATCGCGAAACTGATCGCGGTAAATCGAATACGACAACATGACGAATGGTACGTTACCATGTTTATCGATCGTCAGAGGCGTTctcactttctctctttctttcggcTTTATCCGTTTCTGTAAatcgcacgcgcgcgcacgtcgTAAAacgaaaggaaaagaaaagaaattgccTGATAAACACCATCTTCTCATCTTCATTCGAATCCCGCCGAATCGGCCGACTTTACGAGCATCTTTTCATCCGCGTATATTTCCTTTGGCACGGCCCTTTCCTTTTGTATCCCGGAGCGCGCACTTTTTCCCCCTTTTTACAACGTCAATAAAAGGATCTCCGCGAGATTTTCCATAAATTAGAATCGGAATTCAACGCCGAGCGTCAAATACGTTCGTCAAAACTCTCGATCTCGAGATTGTCATAAAAAACTGtactggaaaaaaaaaaaaaaaaaaaaaaaacaaacgcaTATAAAATAGTGAAAGTTGACAAGAATAAATGGAATCGTTAATgtgttgtaattataatttatccgCGATTACTAGCGATGTTACCTGCATTTTCAGCCATGTAGCTTTTTTGATTATGAGattcgacatttttttttacctttgcCTTTTCCGATTACCACAATTTCTGAGATTTTAGAATCGCTAAATGCAGCGCATTCAACCGCATATGATTATTACAACCGTAGCGCAGAGGCTTTTGCGCGAGCGTGTAAGCGCcgaataaaaggaaaatgatGTTGTACGTGATgacgtgcgtgtgtgtgagtgtgtcaGGCGCGACATCGCGCGCCGCCGATTTTACGAAAACGTCTGTGAAATTTATCACGCACAGCCACGCTCATCCGGCCTCGTAAAAACTTTACGTTCGACTTATATCGAGAGTTATGGCACGCTTCTTGGCGCATATTAACCCTCGAACAGTGAACGACGTGACAGCCGCGAGCTCGGCGGATCTCGGGTCAATTTTGACCTCCGTAGcaaaatttgcttttatatatttcataataaaattgtatattgggtttcaattttttgtattatatttaacatttttttcctcggaaaataatatctgtatataataattaaaaaaatatttttaaagtaaatataaacgatatttttctttctaattctGCGCAcgtgaaatatttgtttccaTTATtgcatgaattttataaaacagtttGAAAATCCGCcagcgaaaaattaaaaagaaatgagaCAACAAACTGAAAAGTTGAAATAACTGATGATATTGCATTTTTGTCTatcattttaagaattattaacgCGAACGTTTCATATTTGATGGCTTCGGAAAATGATGGCACAAATGATATTACATCtttcaaagattattttatggtACTTCATTAGACTCATtttaactcattgtcagtcacAGTACAATGCGATCTACGATAATACTTAGACggcgattttaaattttgttgaagTCATAAAAAGTTCgtttttgtcttttaa contains the following coding sequences:
- the LOC140665641 gene encoding hrp65 protein-like translates to MDIMIHITADRPTSTFQPEPQVKNKKNSLSKVYIGNLRQDMTEEEIRILLRKYGEVMKCELHLEKACAIVEMDCTANAKKAKRELHGRWYKDRQLEIHLDVQAIRFEKLSSWIPNEPLEKAFGISTGKIERTIVFLDAKNSSIGEGIINFQTEKNAQLVLKCSRKCHILMNDLQPVNVESVEQNNVNDLLTIRNKNLPRNAPKFCTVRKIRSYSCVRLHIKCKYNKQWKMLYEEYERKREELERELMMEKEKLEVQLEYELEKIFLSKQKYAIAFHKQMIMKELQNKERRLF